The DNA window CCACCCCATGGCTGTCACCCCCCAGGACCCCCACCCCTCGTGTGCCCCATGCCTCTGCCACTTCATCCCTCCAATGTCCCCTCTTGTCccctcctgtgtccccatcATGTGACACCCCCCAAGTCGCCATCCCCCaccctgtgctcagctcagagctggagtAGGAGAAACACCAGGTGTGACCCTGCCCTCaatgtccccattgtccccagtgtcccccatgTCCCGTACCCCCGTGctggatgagcagcagcagcaggcacagaccccaatgtccccagtgtcccccatgTCCCGTACCCCCGTGctggatgagcagcagcagcaggcacagaccCCAATGTCCCAATGTCCCCCGTGTCCCGTACCCCTGTGctggatgagcagcagcagcaggcacagaccCCAATGTCCCCCGTGTCCCGTACCCCTGTGctggatgagcagcagcagcaggcacagaccCCAATGTCCCAATGTCCCCCGTGTCCCGTACCCCTGTGctggatgagcagcagcagcaggcaggcgCTGCCCTTCATGGCCTCGGCCATCACCACGGCCGTGGTGGGCAGGAAGCGCTCCCCGGGCAGGGTCCGCACGTAGCGGATGCTGAGCACGAGGGACGCgttctgcagcaccagcacgCCCAGACTGGCATATTTCACCCGCCGCgacactgcggggacaccgGGCTGTCACCGGGGGCGGGGGGcaccaggctgagccccccgcGACCCCCGGCGGGAGCTCCGGGACGGGGAACTTCACCCGCCGGGACACCGGTGGTCACTTGCGGTCCCACGGCGGGGCACCCCCCTCACTCCCCCCGGATCTGCCCCAAAGCTCCGCCCGCCCAAAGCCGCTCTGCCGCCTCTGCCCGCGCCCCTCCGCACCCCCGAGCCGCCCCCCGCGGGCGCCCCTCGCGCCCCGGCTGTGCCCAACCCccctcacccccagccccccaggacccccctcAGACCCCCGGCCGGCTCCCCCGCCCCGCAGCCCCTGCGTGGCTCTGCCCGGGCGCGCCCGCCCCACAGCCGACCCCCGGCGCCCCTGCCCGTCCCCCCCTCACCCGTCGTGGGCCCCGCGGAAtcgccggagccgccgccgccgtccGCCGCCCCCGGGGCCGCCATGGTGGCACTTGCCCAGTACTTCCGCTTCCGGCCACGCCGCGACCCCGCCCACCAAGGGGGGAACCGCTCCGCCTCCTTTCGGACCAGCCAGTCCCTGTGCGCATTTTCGCGGGGCGCCCCGCCCCCTCGGCCTGTCTGACCAATCAACGCCCGTCTTGCGCGCTTCCCGCCACCTCCTCGCGCCGTTCCCTCCTCTCTCCGCCGAAGCCGCGCCCCCTTCGTCCGCTGACCAATCGCCGCTCTCCTCACCTGTCATACCCCCTTAGGCCCCGCCCAGCACTAGCACCGCCTCCTTCCTCGCAAACTCGACCAGTCCCCGCCCGCAATCCTCACGCGTCTGCCAATCAGCACCCGCCGGCGGCAGAGCCGCAGCCAATCAGAGGAGGCGGCGCTCGGCGGGCCCGTGCATTCCAAGATGGCGGCTGTGCCGGGCGGGTCGCGGCGTTGGGACCCCGCGGCGCTGGGGCTGGACCCGTCGTGGCGCCTCACGTCCTACGGGGAACTGCGGGGCTGAGGCTGCAAAGTCCCGCAGGAGACGCTGCTCAAGCTCCTGGCGGGACTCGAGGGGCAGCGCCCgggaggaggaggcggagggGAAGGGGCGGAAGCGGAGAGCGGCGGCGCCCCGGCACTGGGTGAGCGTGGGGAGGTCTTGGGGCTCCCGGGAAGGCTCCGGGGGGCGGCAGTGGCGGCTCCGAGATGCGGCTGAGGGAGCGTTCAGGGGACCTGAGCGGCCTCGGAGGGGACTGGAGGGGCTTGGGAGGGCCCGGGGGAGGCTGGGAGGGCTCTGggggggctctgtggggcctCAGGGACACCGCGGAGCCGCTGAGGGGCCTTGGGGGAGCCTGGAGGACGCGGGACAGACCGGGGGGGGCTGCGGTACGTGACGGGGGCAAAGGTGGCCTGGcgagaggagggggaagggcAAAGGGCATTTGGGGGGGAGGAGCTGCGGGTGGGGGCGGGGACGGGAGGGGCCCCCTAGATCCGGGTTCACCCCCCCACGAGCAGGATCCACGATCCCCTCCCCATCCGGTTCTGCCCCGTGCCTGGGTCCCCACGCGCGGCGGGCTCTGTGTCCCCGGGACGGGCTCTGTGTCCTCGGGACGGGCTCTGTGTCCCCGGGATGGGCTCTGTGTCCCCGTGCGGGCTCTGTGTCCCCCGGGACGGGCTCGGTGCCCCCCCGGTGCCCCCCTGAGCCCTCGGTGCCCGCAGGCATCGGGCTGGACTCGTGTGTGATCCCGCTGAGGCACGGGGGGCTCTCGCTGGTGCAGACCACCGACTTCTTCTACCCCATCATCGATGACCC is part of the Sylvia atricapilla isolate bSylAtr1 unplaced genomic scaffold, bSylAtr1.pri scaffold_14_arrow_ctg1, whole genome shotgun sequence genome and encodes:
- the LOC136374834 gene encoding UDP-galactose translocator-like, with protein sequence MAAPGAADGGGGSGDSAGPTTVSRRVKYASLGVLVLQNASLVLSIRYVRTLPGERFLPTTAVVMAEAMKGSACLLLLLIQHR